In Dendropsophus ebraccatus isolate aDenEbr1 chromosome 14, aDenEbr1.pat, whole genome shotgun sequence, the following proteins share a genomic window:
- the CNP gene encoding 2',3'-cyclic-nucleotide 3'-phosphodiesterase isoform X1 — protein sequence MAASRQLYTGPRFWCPALTLHNRLRQQRTGGSCWEVGSTLNRFKQGADKVLHRRMSSQASKDHTEGQKPPLLVDYHTVATVRDSKIFVLMRGLPGSGKTTLAKEIEQKYKDNSRLISADVYEIKPAVRSSGEADYSKLDAELTTCFEKREASLVILDDTHHDRERLDKLFDMANTYHFAVLVLEPKTPWRLDCAQLKDRNHWKLSLEELKNLRPTLEKDLLPLYFGWFLAKRDEDYLRKTSHDFLEQLGNLKAFKKRVQAFGYEEKQKVDLLKHFEKSPNLLHCTTKFCDYGKVVGSEEYAQQEAVKKAYAKGYTLHISAFFATPRTAGAQVELTADQLLVWPPDAEKEVMPKDTLPKGSRAHVTLGTAADVQDVQTGIDLLEFVKLQQSGKEGENLGELTGAVGGKVSYYDNGMWMLNLSRKIEMKSIFSGYYGKPGVSVPLRGGKKDLLSQCQIM from the exons ATGGCCGCCTCCCGGCAGCTCTACACTGGCCCGCGCTTCTGGTGCCCGGCACTCACACTCCACAACCGGCTGAGGCAGCAGCGAACCGGGGGCTCGTGCTGGGAG GTTGGATCCACTTTGAATAGGTTTAAGCAAGGAGCGGACAAGGTTCTCCACCGCAGGATGTCCTCACAAGCCTCCAAAGATCACACGGAAGGCCAGAAGCCCCCACTTCTGGTGGACTACCACACTGTGGCCACTGTCAGAGATTCCAAAATATTTGTACTCATGAGAGGTCTCCCTGGTAGTGGTAAGACCACCCTAGCCAAAGAGATTGAGCAAAAATACAAGGACAACTCTCGACTGATCTCCGCTGACGTATATGAGATCAAGCCGGCGGTGAGGAGCTCTGGTGAAGCAGATTACTCTAAACTGGATGCCGAGTTGACAACTTGCTTTGAGAAACGTGAAGCTAGTTTGGTCATCCTGGATGACACGCACCACGACCGGGAACGACTCGATAAGCTCTTCGATATGGCCAACACCTATCATTTTGCCGTACTGGTCCTGGAACCTAAGACGCCATGGAGACTGGACTGTGCCCAGTTGAAAGACCGCAACCACTGGAAGCTATCGTTGGAGGAGCTGAAGAATCTGAGGCCCACACTGGAGAAGGACCTCCTTCCTCTGTACTTTGGTTGGTTCCTGGCAAAGAGGGATGAGGATTATCTGAGAAAGACCAGCCACGACTTCCTGGAGCAGCTGGGAAACCTCAAGGCCTTCAAGAAGCGGGTGCAAGCAT TTGGCTACGAAGAGAAGCAAAAAGTGGATCTATTGAAGCATTTTGAGAAATCTCCCAACCTCCTTCATTGCACTACTAAATTCTGTGACTATGGGAAAGTCGTGGGGTCGGAAGAATATGCCCAACAAGAG GCAGTGAAGAAGGCCTACGCCAAGGGCTACACTCTCCACATCTCCGCTTTCTTCGCCACCCCCAGAACAGCCGGAGCACAAGTAGAACTCACAGCAGACCAGCTGCTGGTATGGCCTCCAGATGCTGAGAAAGAAGTGATGCCAAAGGATACCTTACCCAAGGGGAGCCGTGCCCACGTCACTCTGGGCACCGCAGCCGATGTGCAGGATGTTCAAACTGGTATCGACCTTCTGGAGTTTGTAAAGTTGCAGCAATCGGGGAAAGAAGGGGAGAATTTGGGAGAGCTGACCGGAGCGGTGGGCGGTAAAGTCTCTTACTATGATAATGGTATGTGGATGCTGAACCTGTCCAGAAAGATCGAAATGAAGTCCATCTTTTCAGGTTACTATGGGAAACCCGGGGTCAGTGTCCCTTTACGGGGCGGTAAAAAGGATCTTTTAAGTCAATGTCAAATTATGTGA
- the CNP gene encoding 2',3'-cyclic-nucleotide 3'-phosphodiesterase isoform X2 has product MVQVGSTLNRFKQGADKVLHRRMSSQASKDHTEGQKPPLLVDYHTVATVRDSKIFVLMRGLPGSGKTTLAKEIEQKYKDNSRLISADVYEIKPAVRSSGEADYSKLDAELTTCFEKREASLVILDDTHHDRERLDKLFDMANTYHFAVLVLEPKTPWRLDCAQLKDRNHWKLSLEELKNLRPTLEKDLLPLYFGWFLAKRDEDYLRKTSHDFLEQLGNLKAFKKRVQAFGYEEKQKVDLLKHFEKSPNLLHCTTKFCDYGKVVGSEEYAQQEAVKKAYAKGYTLHISAFFATPRTAGAQVELTADQLLVWPPDAEKEVMPKDTLPKGSRAHVTLGTAADVQDVQTGIDLLEFVKLQQSGKEGENLGELTGAVGGKVSYYDNGMWMLNLSRKIEMKSIFSGYYGKPGVSVPLRGGKKDLLSQCQIM; this is encoded by the exons GTTGGATCCACTTTGAATAGGTTTAAGCAAGGAGCGGACAAGGTTCTCCACCGCAGGATGTCCTCACAAGCCTCCAAAGATCACACGGAAGGCCAGAAGCCCCCACTTCTGGTGGACTACCACACTGTGGCCACTGTCAGAGATTCCAAAATATTTGTACTCATGAGAGGTCTCCCTGGTAGTGGTAAGACCACCCTAGCCAAAGAGATTGAGCAAAAATACAAGGACAACTCTCGACTGATCTCCGCTGACGTATATGAGATCAAGCCGGCGGTGAGGAGCTCTGGTGAAGCAGATTACTCTAAACTGGATGCCGAGTTGACAACTTGCTTTGAGAAACGTGAAGCTAGTTTGGTCATCCTGGATGACACGCACCACGACCGGGAACGACTCGATAAGCTCTTCGATATGGCCAACACCTATCATTTTGCCGTACTGGTCCTGGAACCTAAGACGCCATGGAGACTGGACTGTGCCCAGTTGAAAGACCGCAACCACTGGAAGCTATCGTTGGAGGAGCTGAAGAATCTGAGGCCCACACTGGAGAAGGACCTCCTTCCTCTGTACTTTGGTTGGTTCCTGGCAAAGAGGGATGAGGATTATCTGAGAAAGACCAGCCACGACTTCCTGGAGCAGCTGGGAAACCTCAAGGCCTTCAAGAAGCGGGTGCAAGCAT TTGGCTACGAAGAGAAGCAAAAAGTGGATCTATTGAAGCATTTTGAGAAATCTCCCAACCTCCTTCATTGCACTACTAAATTCTGTGACTATGGGAAAGTCGTGGGGTCGGAAGAATATGCCCAACAAGAG GCAGTGAAGAAGGCCTACGCCAAGGGCTACACTCTCCACATCTCCGCTTTCTTCGCCACCCCCAGAACAGCCGGAGCACAAGTAGAACTCACAGCAGACCAGCTGCTGGTATGGCCTCCAGATGCTGAGAAAGAAGTGATGCCAAAGGATACCTTACCCAAGGGGAGCCGTGCCCACGTCACTCTGGGCACCGCAGCCGATGTGCAGGATGTTCAAACTGGTATCGACCTTCTGGAGTTTGTAAAGTTGCAGCAATCGGGGAAAGAAGGGGAGAATTTGGGAGAGCTGACCGGAGCGGTGGGCGGTAAAGTCTCTTACTATGATAATGGTATGTGGATGCTGAACCTGTCCAGAAAGATCGAAATGAAGTCCATCTTTTCAGGTTACTATGGGAAACCCGGGGTCAGTGTCCCTTTACGGGGCGGTAAAAAGGATCTTTTAAGTCAATGTCAAATTATGTGA
- the CNP gene encoding 2',3'-cyclic-nucleotide 3'-phosphodiesterase isoform X3: MSSQASKDHTEGQKPPLLVDYHTVATVRDSKIFVLMRGLPGSGKTTLAKEIEQKYKDNSRLISADVYEIKPAVRSSGEADYSKLDAELTTCFEKREASLVILDDTHHDRERLDKLFDMANTYHFAVLVLEPKTPWRLDCAQLKDRNHWKLSLEELKNLRPTLEKDLLPLYFGWFLAKRDEDYLRKTSHDFLEQLGNLKAFKKRVQAFGYEEKQKVDLLKHFEKSPNLLHCTTKFCDYGKVVGSEEYAQQEAVKKAYAKGYTLHISAFFATPRTAGAQVELTADQLLVWPPDAEKEVMPKDTLPKGSRAHVTLGTAADVQDVQTGIDLLEFVKLQQSGKEGENLGELTGAVGGKVSYYDNGMWMLNLSRKIEMKSIFSGYYGKPGVSVPLRGGKKDLLSQCQIM; the protein is encoded by the exons ATGTCCTCACAAGCCTCCAAAGATCACACGGAAGGCCAGAAGCCCCCACTTCTGGTGGACTACCACACTGTGGCCACTGTCAGAGATTCCAAAATATTTGTACTCATGAGAGGTCTCCCTGGTAGTGGTAAGACCACCCTAGCCAAAGAGATTGAGCAAAAATACAAGGACAACTCTCGACTGATCTCCGCTGACGTATATGAGATCAAGCCGGCGGTGAGGAGCTCTGGTGAAGCAGATTACTCTAAACTGGATGCCGAGTTGACAACTTGCTTTGAGAAACGTGAAGCTAGTTTGGTCATCCTGGATGACACGCACCACGACCGGGAACGACTCGATAAGCTCTTCGATATGGCCAACACCTATCATTTTGCCGTACTGGTCCTGGAACCTAAGACGCCATGGAGACTGGACTGTGCCCAGTTGAAAGACCGCAACCACTGGAAGCTATCGTTGGAGGAGCTGAAGAATCTGAGGCCCACACTGGAGAAGGACCTCCTTCCTCTGTACTTTGGTTGGTTCCTGGCAAAGAGGGATGAGGATTATCTGAGAAAGACCAGCCACGACTTCCTGGAGCAGCTGGGAAACCTCAAGGCCTTCAAGAAGCGGGTGCAAGCAT TTGGCTACGAAGAGAAGCAAAAAGTGGATCTATTGAAGCATTTTGAGAAATCTCCCAACCTCCTTCATTGCACTACTAAATTCTGTGACTATGGGAAAGTCGTGGGGTCGGAAGAATATGCCCAACAAGAG GCAGTGAAGAAGGCCTACGCCAAGGGCTACACTCTCCACATCTCCGCTTTCTTCGCCACCCCCAGAACAGCCGGAGCACAAGTAGAACTCACAGCAGACCAGCTGCTGGTATGGCCTCCAGATGCTGAGAAAGAAGTGATGCCAAAGGATACCTTACCCAAGGGGAGCCGTGCCCACGTCACTCTGGGCACCGCAGCCGATGTGCAGGATGTTCAAACTGGTATCGACCTTCTGGAGTTTGTAAAGTTGCAGCAATCGGGGAAAGAAGGGGAGAATTTGGGAGAGCTGACCGGAGCGGTGGGCGGTAAAGTCTCTTACTATGATAATGGTATGTGGATGCTGAACCTGTCCAGAAAGATCGAAATGAAGTCCATCTTTTCAGGTTACTATGGGAAACCCGGGGTCAGTGTCCCTTTACGGGGCGGTAAAAAGGATCTTTTAAGTCAATGTCAAATTATGTGA